Proteins from a single region of Prosthecobacter vanneervenii:
- a CDS encoding biopolymer transporter ExbD, protein MKLHSPLPERKTRLEIIPLIDVMFFLLASFMMVSLTMTKQQTIKVNLPVASSAQSDFKPDMINLAVNATGDAFFDKAAITLPEMERKLAERFGKDPATPVYISADVNTRYADLVKVLDAAKRVGFTKVAFNVKPNNAAKTAP, encoded by the coding sequence GTGAAGCTTCATTCCCCACTGCCTGAACGCAAGACGCGGCTGGAGATCATCCCGCTGATCGATGTGATGTTTTTCCTGCTGGCCTCCTTCATGATGGTGAGCCTGACGATGACGAAGCAGCAGACGATCAAGGTGAACCTGCCGGTGGCGTCTTCTGCGCAGTCGGACTTCAAGCCTGACATGATCAACCTGGCGGTGAACGCGACGGGTGATGCGTTTTTTGACAAGGCCGCGATCACGCTGCCTGAGATGGAGCGCAAGCTGGCGGAGCGCTTTGGGAAAGACCCGGCGACGCCGGTGTACATCAGCGCGGATGTGAACACGCGCTATGCAGACCTGGTGAAGGTGCTGGACGCGGCGAAGCGGGTGGGCTTTACCAAGGTGGCGTTTAACGTGAAACCCAACAATGCAGCCAAGACGGCTCC
- a CDS encoding MotA/TolQ/ExbB proton channel family protein, translating to MPILANVVVELFHKGGPIMYPIAVVSLVAICIFVERVFWWVRFATRRNSKQLDEVYEKLEAGDLAKAIEFSKGSQDPVVRMIHHGLNHRHTSMQGALEVAAGQELRDAGRYLSAMDTIVTLAPLLGLLGTVTGIMGSFTSIGSSELAVEKVTGGIGEALIATAAGLGIAIGTLVPMNYFHSRLAGLKFDLEAAANNVLILAAQHGFDKVTSKA from the coding sequence ATGCCCATTCTTGCCAACGTTGTCGTCGAGCTTTTTCACAAAGGCGGTCCCATCATGTACCCCATCGCGGTGGTCAGCCTGGTGGCCATCTGCATCTTTGTGGAGCGTGTGTTCTGGTGGGTGAGATTTGCGACGAGGCGGAATTCGAAGCAGCTGGACGAGGTGTATGAGAAGCTGGAGGCGGGTGATCTGGCGAAGGCGATTGAGTTTTCCAAGGGCTCCCAGGATCCGGTGGTGCGCATGATTCATCATGGGCTGAACCACCGGCATACGAGCATGCAGGGTGCGCTGGAAGTGGCGGCCGGGCAGGAGCTGCGGGATGCGGGGCGCTACCTGAGCGCGATGGACACGATCGTGACGCTGGCGCCGCTGCTGGGCCTGCTGGGCACGGTGACGGGGATCATGGGGAGCTTTACAAGCATCGGCAGCAGCGAGCTGGCGGTGGAGAAGGTGACTGGCGGTATCGGTGAGGCGTTGATCGCGACGGCGGCGGGTCTGGGCATCGCCATTGGCACGCTGGTGCCGATGAACTATTTCCATTCACGGCTGGCCGGGCTGAAGTTTGACCTGGAGGCTGCGGCGAACAATGTGCTGATCCTGGCTGCGCAGCATGGTTTTGACAAAGTCACCTCGAAGGCCTGA
- a CDS encoding energy transducer TonB, with protein sequence MGFHSTNTAAKAGSGSAMVASILRQQGVVKGVIILSWLVGITASFLTVGVIGMFADDLPPIHLKTLEDLEAEKELPMVETSMAELMSMEASAEQTAEAEPLLPTEVLETPETPMENLDLPEIAEAMTMEDIFAVPTAPKIEQALTPVDPVVKPKPAPTPKPRTTATASGGGTQSSTPQAGVAGGRGAAGSSGRGTFPAPPYPSFARSGGMQGTVRLSISVGPSGSVESVTVIGSTGYSALDEYASSWVRRNWRWSGGAASRYTLPLTFRLR encoded by the coding sequence ATGGGATTTCACTCCACCAACACCGCTGCCAAAGCAGGCTCAGGCTCTGCCATGGTGGCGAGCATTTTGCGGCAGCAGGGGGTGGTGAAGGGGGTGATCATTCTGAGCTGGCTGGTGGGGATCACGGCGAGCTTTCTGACGGTGGGGGTGATCGGGATGTTTGCGGATGACCTGCCGCCGATCCATCTGAAGACGCTGGAGGATCTGGAGGCTGAGAAGGAGCTGCCGATGGTGGAGACCTCCATGGCGGAGCTGATGTCGATGGAGGCGAGTGCGGAGCAGACGGCTGAAGCTGAGCCGCTGCTGCCGACGGAGGTGCTGGAGACGCCTGAGACGCCGATGGAGAATCTGGACCTGCCGGAGATCGCGGAGGCGATGACGATGGAGGACATCTTTGCGGTGCCGACGGCGCCGAAGATCGAGCAGGCGCTGACGCCGGTGGATCCGGTGGTGAAGCCGAAGCCTGCGCCCACGCCGAAGCCTCGCACGACGGCTACTGCGAGCGGGGGGGGCACACAGTCCAGCACGCCGCAGGCAGGTGTGGCGGGCGGCCGTGGTGCGGCTGGCAGCAGCGGCAGGGGGACTTTCCCGGCTCCGCCGTATCCGAGCTTTGCCCGCAGCGGTGGTATGCAGGGGACGGTGCGTCTGAGCATCAGCGTGGGGCCATCGGGCTCGGTGGAAAGTGTGACTGTCATCGGGAGCACGGGCTACAGTGCGCTGGATGAGTATGCCTCCTCCTGGGTGCGGAGGAACTGGCGCTGGTCTGGCGGTGCCGCGAGCCGATACACTCTACCGCTGACTTTCCGCCTGCGCTGA
- a CDS encoding TonB-dependent receptor: MLKTSSSEALSITTLLCAAGSLAAQNAETKPAEETKSTTKPTDLKEVVIEASVYNPKRMQSPKFTEPARNIPQTLSIIPRQVIEDRGAFTLRDVLKNTPGISMQAGEGISGHSGADSLAIRGFSSRSDWFVDGIRDYGNYNRDPWNMEQVEVAKGPASTTMGRGSTGGYINTVSKMANLQESTVINSTVGTSSLYRGTVDTNQKLGDHSALRLNGMWNSNDVAGRDNIFQSRYGIGASLALGLETDTRFTLNYMRQEENNLPDFGLPFVPTNGTFVGGYAYLNSFANQIAPVSFDTSYARRNYDFQKIQTDMITAIFEHDFSKSLRFRNTTRWARNHYDARTAAPRFIDTDTATPGNQYTSQLVLEDQRRRQTNSSFTNQSLLNADFDTGRLHHGLVMGLEFAYEQQLTASRAGNVIVSDLFDSSVRGALTPGQQAANPRRTTTIQGVSPTDLPAAAESHLSTVSVYAMDTVKLGKHWQLSGGIRYDHIHFVQHGYYYTGANDIFGGSNPGPTNNDDLFSWKGALVYKPVDHGSFYFGYATSYNATADGGNSGQLGLTIPGGAGGIGNNTFAGFNPEKATSYELGTKWDLFKERLSLTAALFRTEKTNVRTTNANITTNAGSQTVDGVEIGLAGQLTSRWQVFAGATHMASKVNASSTAAELGQMLPNAPDYTFNLWTTYNITDNLQIGGGTQYMGKIIGSSGNASRVIPDYWTTDLMVSYRFTQNFSLRLNIYNVADNRYLDTVSSTGSATPGMGRYAALTASIKF, translated from the coding sequence ATGCTTAAAACGTCCTCCTCAGAAGCGCTGTCGATCACCACACTCCTTTGCGCCGCAGGCAGCCTGGCTGCACAAAATGCCGAAACCAAACCTGCGGAGGAAACCAAGAGCACCACAAAGCCGACCGACTTGAAGGAAGTCGTCATCGAGGCTTCGGTTTACAATCCCAAGCGCATGCAGTCTCCCAAGTTCACGGAGCCTGCCCGCAACATTCCTCAGACACTCTCCATCATCCCCAGGCAGGTGATTGAAGATCGCGGTGCCTTCACTCTGCGCGATGTGCTCAAAAACACTCCCGGCATCTCCATGCAGGCAGGAGAAGGCATCAGCGGGCACAGCGGTGCAGACAGCCTGGCCATCCGCGGCTTCAGCTCCCGCAGCGACTGGTTCGTGGATGGCATCCGCGACTATGGCAACTACAACCGCGACCCCTGGAACATGGAGCAGGTGGAAGTGGCCAAAGGTCCGGCCTCCACCACCATGGGCCGTGGATCCACCGGCGGTTACATCAACACCGTCAGCAAAATGGCGAATCTGCAGGAATCCACCGTCATCAATTCCACCGTCGGCACCAGCAGTCTCTATCGCGGCACCGTGGACACCAATCAGAAGCTCGGCGACCACAGCGCCCTCCGTCTCAATGGCATGTGGAACTCGAATGACGTGGCAGGACGTGACAATATCTTCCAAAGCCGCTACGGCATCGGGGCCTCCCTGGCTCTGGGATTGGAAACCGACACCCGCTTCACACTGAACTACATGCGTCAGGAGGAAAACAATCTTCCCGACTTCGGCCTGCCTTTCGTCCCGACCAACGGCACCTTTGTTGGGGGTTACGCCTACCTGAACAGCTTTGCCAACCAGATCGCCCCGGTCAGCTTCGACACTTCCTACGCCCGTCGGAACTACGACTTCCAGAAGATCCAGACCGACATGATCACCGCGATCTTCGAGCACGACTTCTCCAAATCACTGAGATTCCGTAATACGACACGCTGGGCACGCAATCACTATGACGCCCGCACCGCAGCTCCGCGCTTCATTGACACAGACACCGCAACACCTGGCAATCAATACACCAGCCAGCTTGTTCTGGAAGATCAGCGCAGGAGACAGACCAACTCGAGCTTCACCAACCAATCCCTGCTCAACGCGGACTTTGACACCGGCAGGCTCCATCATGGCCTCGTGATGGGTCTGGAGTTCGCCTACGAGCAGCAGCTCACCGCCTCCCGCGCAGGCAATGTCATTGTCTCTGACCTGTTCGACTCCAGCGTGCGCGGGGCACTGACCCCCGGCCAGCAGGCCGCCAACCCACGGCGCACCACCACCATCCAGGGGGTCAGCCCCACCGATCTCCCGGCGGCGGCGGAGTCTCACCTGTCCACAGTTTCGGTTTATGCCATGGACACGGTCAAGCTCGGCAAGCACTGGCAGCTCAGCGGCGGCATCCGCTACGACCACATCCACTTCGTGCAGCACGGCTACTACTACACCGGGGCCAATGACATTTTTGGGGGCAGCAATCCCGGTCCTACCAACAACGACGATCTTTTCAGCTGGAAAGGCGCTCTTGTTTACAAGCCCGTGGATCACGGCAGCTTCTATTTCGGCTATGCCACCTCCTACAACGCCACGGCAGATGGTGGAAACTCCGGCCAGCTTGGTCTGACCATCCCGGGCGGTGCAGGCGGCATCGGCAACAACACCTTCGCGGGCTTTAATCCCGAAAAGGCTACCAGCTATGAGCTGGGCACCAAGTGGGACCTGTTCAAGGAGCGCCTGTCGCTGACTGCCGCCCTCTTCCGCACGGAGAAAACCAACGTCCGTACCACCAATGCCAACATCACAACCAACGCTGGCAGCCAGACCGTGGACGGGGTGGAAATCGGACTTGCCGGCCAGCTGACCAGCCGCTGGCAGGTCTTTGCCGGTGCCACTCACATGGCCAGCAAGGTCAACGCCTCATCCACGGCGGCAGAGCTCGGTCAGATGCTCCCCAATGCTCCTGATTACACCTTCAATCTCTGGACCACCTACAACATCACGGACAATCTCCAGATCGGTGGCGGCACCCAGTACATGGGCAAGATCATCGGCAGTTC